The following coding sequences are from one Petroclostridium xylanilyticum window:
- a CDS encoding carbohydrate ABC transporter permease — MQKKAGPGFYIFLTVFIFIIMFPFYWEFLTSIKTPDEIFTSFKLYTTRPSINSYVTIFSVRPFARYLYNSFIVGSVTTVFSIIIASFTAYAIARLKFKGKSIILGIVLAVSMFPQIAIISPVYLFMKTMGLRNTYLGLIIPYTTFTLPLSVWYLTTFFKEIPFSLEEAAKIDGASPFQAFIKIIAPLAMPGVFTTAILVFIAAWNEYLFALTINPKEEMKTVPVGITMYVGQYTIPWGEIAAAAVVVTVPLIIMVLIFQKRIISGLTSGAVKG, encoded by the coding sequence ATGCAAAAAAAAGCAGGACCAGGATTTTATATATTTTTGACAGTATTTATATTTATTATCATGTTTCCATTTTATTGGGAATTTCTAACATCCATAAAAACGCCGGATGAAATTTTTACATCCTTTAAGTTATATACAACCAGGCCATCCATTAATTCCTATGTAACCATTTTTTCAGTAAGACCTTTTGCAAGATATCTGTACAATAGTTTTATAGTAGGCAGTGTGACAACAGTGTTTTCCATTATTATTGCTTCCTTTACAGCCTATGCAATAGCCCGCTTGAAATTTAAAGGAAAGTCAATTATTTTAGGAATTGTCCTGGCGGTATCAATGTTTCCGCAAATTGCTATCATCTCGCCGGTTTATTTGTTTATGAAAACAATGGGGCTTAGAAACACTTATTTAGGTTTGATTATCCCGTATACTACCTTTACACTGCCATTATCTGTATGGTATCTAACTACGTTTTTTAAGGAAATTCCCTTTTCATTGGAAGAAGCAGCAAAAATTGACGGGGCAAGTCCATTCCAGGCTTTTATTAAAATCATTGCACCGCTGGCAATGCCGGGAGTATTTACAACCGCTATTCTTGTGTTTATTGCGGCATGGAATGAATATTTATTTGCGTTAACCATCAATCCCAAAGAGGAAATGAAGACGGTGCCGGTAGGAATCACCATGTATGTAGGGCAATATACCATTCCATGGGGAGAAATAGCAGCTGCCGCAGTTGTTGTGACAGTCCCGCTGATTATAATGGTTTTGATATTCCAAAAGCGTATTATTTCGGGTCTTACTTCCGGAGCAGTAAAAGGATAA
- the cimA gene encoding citramalate synthase, which translates to MNKVYIFDSTLRDGAQAEGISFSVEDKLKIVERLDKLGISYIEAGNPGSNPKDLEFFERVKKMKLNNIRLTAFGSTRRVGIKAEDDNNVQSLLKADTPAVAIFGKSWDLHVTDILKTTLEENLNMIRDTLNFFKQKGKEIIFDAEHFFDGYKANSSYAFEALQAAVEGGADCLVLCDTNGGSFPLEIYEITKKVCEKFNVPIGIHCHNDTGMAVANSILAVQAGAVHIQGTFNGFGERCGNANLCTIIPDLQLKMGIECIPADNMSKLTSTARFVSEIANVAHDERAPYVGNSAFAHKGGMHIDGVNKNPKTFEHINPGLVGNERRFLMSEVAGRATILSRINEVAPELTKDSPETKQIIDKLKALEHEGYQFEGAESSFELVIRKELGKYKPFFELEHFKAIVSEPSGASHSSSAMIKIRVDGEEEITAAEGDGPVNALDKALRKALERFYPQLKEMHLTDFKVRVLDSKTATAAKVRVLIESTDGEHVWSTVGVSTDIIEASWRALVDSVEYKLQKDQE; encoded by the coding sequence ATGAATAAAGTATATATCTTTGACTCCACTTTACGCGACGGTGCCCAGGCAGAGGGAATATCCTTTTCAGTAGAGGATAAACTTAAAATAGTAGAAAGGCTGGATAAGCTAGGTATATCTTATATTGAAGCAGGAAATCCCGGCTCAAATCCGAAGGATTTGGAGTTCTTTGAGCGGGTAAAAAAGATGAAACTAAATAACATTAGGCTTACTGCTTTTGGGAGCACACGCAGGGTTGGAATCAAGGCTGAAGATGATAATAATGTACAGTCCTTACTCAAGGCAGATACTCCTGCAGTAGCAATATTCGGCAAAAGCTGGGACTTACATGTTACAGATATATTAAAAACTACTCTCGAAGAAAATTTAAACATGATAAGGGATACGTTAAATTTCTTCAAACAGAAGGGTAAAGAGATAATCTTTGACGCAGAACATTTCTTTGATGGGTATAAAGCTAACAGCAGTTATGCATTTGAGGCTCTGCAGGCTGCCGTTGAGGGGGGGGCCGATTGTCTTGTATTATGTGATACCAACGGAGGAAGCTTTCCATTGGAAATATACGAGATAACAAAAAAAGTATGTGAAAAGTTCAATGTGCCGATAGGAATTCACTGTCACAATGATACCGGAATGGCGGTGGCAAATTCCATACTTGCGGTACAGGCAGGAGCAGTTCATATACAGGGTACATTCAATGGTTTTGGGGAAAGATGCGGCAATGCCAACTTGTGTACTATTATCCCGGATTTACAGCTTAAGATGGGAATTGAGTGTATCCCGGCAGACAATATGTCGAAACTTACTTCTACCGCAAGGTTCGTCAGTGAAATTGCTAATGTAGCCCACGACGAAAGGGCACCCTATGTAGGTAATTCTGCCTTTGCTCATAAAGGCGGTATGCACATTGATGGTGTAAACAAAAATCCAAAAACTTTTGAACATATCAATCCTGGACTGGTGGGTAATGAAAGAAGATTCCTAATGTCGGAGGTTGCGGGAAGAGCAACTATACTTTCCAGAATTAATGAGGTTGCTCCCGAGCTTACCAAAGATTCTCCCGAAACCAAGCAGATTATTGACAAATTAAAGGCATTGGAGCATGAGGGTTACCAGTTTGAGGGTGCAGAAAGCTCTTTTGAATTAGTGATAAGAAAAGAATTAGGAAAATATAAACCTTTCTTTGAGTTGGAGCACTTTAAGGCAATTGTAAGTGAACCCAGTGGCGCCAGTCACAGTTCTTCGGCAATGATCAAGATACGTGTAGATGGGGAAGAGGAAATTACAGCCGCAGAGGGCGATGGTCCGGTTAACGCACTTGACAAGGCGCTCAGAAAAGCACTGGAGCGTTTTTATCCGCAGCTTAAAGAGATGCACCTTACTGATTTTAAGGTTAGGGTGCTGGATTCCAAGACTGCAACAGCTGCAAAGGTTAGGGTACTGATAGAATCTACCGATGGTGAACATGTATGGAGTACCGTAGGGGTTTCCACCGACATTATTGAAGCCAGCTGGAGAGCGCTGGTAGATTCAGTTGAATATAAACTTCAAAAGGATCAAGAATAA
- a CDS encoding 2-isopropylmalate synthase, which yields MSKRIKIFDTTLRDGEQTPGVNLNIQEKLEIAKQLEKLGVDVMEAGFAIASPGDFEAIKAVAAEIKNVTVASLCRAVEKDIDRAWEAVKNAVSPRIHTFIATSDIHMKYKLKMSEDEVLERAAAMVKYAKKYCSDIEFSAEDAGRSRPEFLYRIFEAVIAAGATCINIPDTVGYTTPFEFGNLVKGIKENVKGIEKVDISVHCHNDLGMAVANTLAAVENGATQIECTINGLGERAGNASLEEVVMALTTRKNYYNITHNIDTTQIYRTSKLVSSLTGVLVQPNKAVVGANAFAHESGIHQHGILNEKSTYEIMTPESIGLSQNKMVLGKLSGRHAFEDRLKEMGYTLDQEAINKAFEKFKELADKKKVVLDDDIQALVEERVSQIPEMYQLVSFQINSGNKVISTAVIELNRENSVITEAATGDGPVDAAFNAIERAIGMELKLVDYNLRAVTGGKDALGEVTVKVAKNGGKPFIGRGISTDIIEASVKAYLNAINRMLSEIS from the coding sequence AGAGATTGCAAAACAATTAGAAAAGCTTGGTGTAGATGTAATGGAAGCAGGGTTTGCCATTGCATCTCCCGGGGATTTTGAAGCAATAAAAGCTGTTGCTGCTGAGATTAAAAATGTTACGGTAGCCAGTCTCTGCAGGGCTGTAGAAAAGGATATTGACAGGGCATGGGAAGCTGTTAAAAATGCTGTAAGTCCTAGAATTCACACATTTATAGCTACTTCTGACATTCATATGAAGTATAAGCTTAAAATGAGCGAAGATGAGGTGCTGGAACGGGCTGCAGCAATGGTAAAGTATGCAAAGAAATACTGCAGTGATATTGAATTTTCTGCTGAAGATGCCGGAAGGTCAAGGCCCGAATTTTTATACAGGATTTTTGAAGCGGTGATTGCTGCAGGGGCTACCTGTATCAATATTCCCGATACAGTAGGATATACTACTCCATTTGAATTTGGTAACCTGGTTAAAGGTATCAAAGAAAATGTTAAAGGAATAGAGAAGGTAGATATTAGCGTACATTGCCATAATGACCTTGGAATGGCGGTAGCGAATACGTTGGCTGCTGTAGAAAACGGGGCAACTCAAATTGAGTGTACCATCAACGGACTGGGAGAAAGAGCCGGAAATGCGTCACTTGAAGAAGTAGTGATGGCATTGACCACACGAAAAAATTACTACAACATCACTCATAACATAGATACTACCCAGATCTATAGGACCAGTAAACTGGTCAGCAGTCTTACTGGTGTATTGGTACAGCCGAATAAGGCTGTTGTAGGAGCAAATGCCTTTGCCCATGAATCAGGTATCCATCAGCATGGCATCTTAAATGAAAAGAGCACTTATGAAATAATGACGCCGGAGTCCATAGGGTTATCCCAGAATAAGATGGTGTTAGGCAAACTTTCAGGACGGCATGCCTTTGAGGATAGATTAAAGGAAATGGGATATACTCTTGATCAAGAGGCAATCAATAAAGCCTTTGAAAAATTTAAAGAGCTTGCCGACAAGAAAAAAGTAGTACTTGACGATGACATCCAAGCCCTGGTGGAAGAAAGAGTTTCTCAAATTCCTGAAATGTATCAACTGGTAAGCTTTCAAATTAACAGCGGTAATAAGGTAATCTCTACGGCAGTGATTGAATTAAATAGAGAAAATAGTGTGATTACAGAAGCGGCTACAGGAGATGGTCCCGTAGATGCAGCGTTTAATGCAATCGAACGGGCAATAGGCATGGAGCTTAAGCTGGTTGATTATAATTTAAGAGCCGTTACCGGTGGCAAAGATGCTTTGGGTGAAGTTACCGTAAAAGTTGCAAAAAATGGTGGGAAGCCTTTCATAGGAAGAGGGATCAGTACCGATATTATTGAAGCCAGCGTAAAGGCATATCTTAATGCAATAAACAGGATGTTAAGCGAAATTAGTTGA